DNA sequence from the Dreissena polymorpha isolate Duluth1 chromosome 3, UMN_Dpol_1.0, whole genome shotgun sequence genome:
TTCGATTGGAGAACGCGATTTACGTCAATAAAAAATCTTTTGCATAAgctcttatttgtttttttaacaccaagtcggcttttcctttactcatttaatctttgatcattttaaatgtaattcgagtcattagaTCAAGTGCGGATCAGTGTTTTAATTGCCGatgcgatttgcacctatcatactTTTGACACAAATTGACTGTCTTTGGTCAATTAAAGTTTCCTAGAGGTatgcaattagcgggatttatgacaggtatactgtcatcaccatagcgacgcataaTCGCGACTACCGAAATAAACACTATGAGATGAGGAACAACTTTTATTAACattgtttgaagcaaatttcacgaatacaaagtctttgaaattactcaatttttttttcttccgaatattcgattcggaaaatgctattcgaatattcggtgcgggaccgaatatttggatattcgttgacatccctaatatagatatatgtgtgttaaaatgttaaatatgtgtcACGCATACTACAAGTaacaagttttcaatatacatgaatacacagttcaattcgcatcatgtaaagttgtgtttttcagctgTATGTTAATTTTCCTCAATagtgtcattctctgtacaaaaccaatcaaaattaaaattacatgtaaataccgtcatgcacttcgcttatAATAGGGCTTTGAAGTACATAATTTTCAaagcaccccttacactttctatcactcatttttatcacactagcgtactcatgccattgataattattattttataattagatgtattattattgtaatttattgaagcttttatgcaaaaaataataccgCTAATACAttatagagctctttgttgtgtcaaattgtcggtctttcagtcttcagacaatctttacTTTGATACTTATGACGCATTGTtttaagatgcaaataaatgtattaataaattctttttgcactaaatattatatttttgaaatattatttaggtgttgttttttcggACCTTCTTTTCGATACATTTactaaacaagtgtcgttatccatatgttttgcgctACTATAACCcatgcttttgcctaccagtgcattgcgcatgtgctaaaatcaaaacaataacaatgaactgctctatatgtaaattgtatacaTCCATTTtgacaaatgcgattattttgaagtttttaaccacaaacaaaatggatttctaccttgtaaccaccatatatattctaatttgcatagataaaatatgtttcttatttataattaaatttactatgtcaaataagttgtgtggctatAAGTAATTAACTGCAGACTAAGTCACTCTGTTTTAATATATTCACAAATGCCAAAATGGGGGTACGCGTGTGACCGTGCATAACATAGCTTTACCTTATAACATACAGGCCTTCAGCAAAGAACTTTGACCACAAGGCATCCCTGTGCcttaatctttaatttattacattttataaccaatcagcgcttccgttagtggacgtccgggcgtTCTCCAGTTACTTATCACAGCATCAGTGGACAGCTAACCGAGGAAGCATTGGCCGCAGAATGCAGAGCTTTCTTGCGAGATTTTACTGTCACTCCGACACAAGCCAGCAACCTCGAAAAAATGACCAGGAACCAGTCTGAATGTACTGTTATTGGATCAATGCCCACATACTGTCCAGGTCACGTGTGAGCTCAGAGATatgggtcgtgttctgagaaaactgtgcataatgcatgtgcgtaaagtgtaaatTACGCCCCAAAACGGCAGTCGTACGTtcattatgcaaatggtggaagtcccttggacgtccgataatccgcatgtacGCTATTTACTAATACACAACACATACAAATGTCAACTgtaaatcgggttattcagaccGTTATCTCCGcccaagagctactgttttcCATGAAATTCttagcgagtggccaatattgatttttccagctgtcaatcaaagtcttcttggtaagcgcaccagccaatcagcgctcatgcagccgaatacacgccgaccccaggtgaagctgtatacaataatattagcgacctctgcgttattaacttttattcagcaatcaaatatttgagTCCACGTTTTCCCCGAAGAAGAATgacgtgacgttgtacatgaagtctaatttttgcatgattttcatctgtacacgaaatacaagagaaataattatttgttgccagaattttcgtaactttccgtgaataataaaatcCTGAATTTTTTGGATAacacgttttttttattatatgcatttgaaaataagcagtctgcaaaattcacccatcgcctgatcgctaatgcgatgaaatctcggctctaGCAAAAGCAAAAATCTGAaaacagtttggaaataaaccGACAAATAATCAATTCACGCAAATTTGTTCGCATGCGCGATCATTTGATCATGTCGCAGCTCTGTTGTTTAAAGTGGAAGCTGCGGTGAAGCTAGACCTGACCAACCCATCCAAAACCAGTGCTGCCTGTGTCTGGAACCGTTACTACAGAGAGAAGGTAACTACAGGAACTAATGtaataattgatatgtattttgtatttaatacttGCAGAAAAGTTTTGTTGTTAAAACCCTAAAACTGTTATGCATCTATTTTCTATAGGTAGCTGCAGAACCTTTGAGTGAGATGAATTTCAGCCAACCAAAGCACGGCAAAGTCCCCAAGAGAAAAGCCAGACTCGCGCCAGACACAGACTCTGATGACGACTTTGACGACGAAGCTGCCCTGCGTGCTCTAAAACGCATTTGTCCAAATGCATGTGTCCTTAAAAAAGACGACTCTGACACTGATACTGCATCAGATGACGAAGATATGCCCCCGGTAGGTAGCACAAGCTTGCACATCAAAAAGCAtactatttacattttaataagatTTCTAAGCGATTGCCAGGCAGCCGGTACTTTTAAAAGATTCAGATATATATATCCGTCAGACTGCGCTTTCAAGTTCTTGTCACATCACCATTAGGTCCCTTCTCATGTGACAAGACTCGTGAATATATTGCTGGTTTTATTTCTTGGCGTTCAATAGCATTTATACAAAGAACAGGGAGGGGTTGTCTAAATGTCTAAAAATTCCTCAAATTGTATCTCAGTTAAAACACTTTTAATAGTTGCTCATACAAATTCTTTACTGCGAGTGTGTTCTGGACTAAACAATTACTTTCTTCTTCTCCAGTTACTTATCAGAGAGCACAGCATCAGTGGACAGCTAACCGAGGAAGCATTGGCCGCAGAATGCAGAGCTTTCTTGCGAGATTTTACTGTCACTCCGACACAAGCCAGCAACCTCGAAAAAATTACCAGGAACCAGTCTGAATGTACTGTTATTGGATCAATGCCCACATACTGTCCAGGTCACGTGTGAGCTCAGAGATatgggtcgtgttctgagaaaactgtgcataatgcatgtgcgtaaagtgtcgtcccagattggcctgtgcagtgcgcacaagctaatcagggacgacacgttccgcctaaatttttgctaagaagagacttcatttaaacaaataatgtcataaaagcggaaagtgtcgtccctgatgccTGTgaagatttcacaggctaatctgggacgacactttacgcacatgcattatgcccagttttctcagaacacgactcatattatgcTCATATCACTTAATTGATTACTGTCGGAAATGACGCTGcgtgatatatagagaatataataacaggttactgcctgatctttgtGTAATAGATAAGGCAAGGCTTAGAAAAATATAACGGCGAGGCAATccaagccgttattttattcgtgccgagcctgctATATTACACAAAAATCCGACAGTAACCTATTTTTCTGTgtatcatacctctacgttcACAATTATAATGAACAAATCGacaaaaagctgcagttttagtgggaaagaatatgacttttgtcgtttgaagCGTGACGTCATGAGctcgcgcgcttaatatttgtaaaaaaatgttttttgctgtttgttttgcatttggtgtttaaaatatattacgtcttggtatcaaattgtttgttttgtcttgTTTACTAAAAATTATAACTTTATGTAGGGCTAGGATCGAAAAACGATGTGTCCGGATATAAGAAATAAGTACTGGCTTCCCGATGCAATCCTGAGCTGGCTATTGAATTCAACATGCATCTTGTTTCAACATACCATCGgatatttaaattgaattttattgaCATATACCGGTATTTTAATGGGTTTTTACCTGTAATCATTCGCACCTTTTCAAATCGATACATCTTCCATTAAAATAAAAAGCCTTCTTGCGAATATTATTTTATCAGCTTTTACAATTCTATCGATTACCCATAGTTGAACCGTCATTCAATAGATTCTAAAGTCAAACAACGGTTGAAGTTCGATTGATAATGTCAACAGGATTTACAATACCCCTTTTGGTGTCACTTGGATAGTCGAATTGCCAGTTAATGATCATTTTTGTAGTTTATACgtaacacgccgggtatgcgaatacttcgtttacggatggcacttcacttacagagaacaacaaacgccacgcgcgagaggtgagttcttcagcttttttgtatttatgttctgtttatttggtttttaaacacagaacattgtttgggtgattaatggtatagcacttcgtattgcgaagaaagaaattcgcggaaaaacggtgaattatttaaaaaaaacgataacattcgatcgataatcagcatgaattgaattatcagtacatatttaaacaaaataaacatacttggaaataaatcaagaacgtgcttactattcgaaataaaagatcaatatatccagtaatgttacaacatgttacattttagtttactaatgtatttgagaaaattcaaatgttttaagagtcgcatgcacatttttcatctgcacttcgtttaccgatcatctaaaaaacaatggcacttcgtttcccgacatctagacacttttttccagatgtaacacactcgttttttgtgaatcaataatgcagaattcgctgtggaatactgttaaagtaagcaggcaataaataaaaatgtatgtacttagtacgcaaataaaaaacgaattaccgaagcatgttcttatccctttgaaatatgattatgatttggtaaaaatttgaaagataaatgttaaacaaattggatatgtctaatgagtaaaatctatatgaccatatattttaaattacgttctaagcggttgatctaaagcatttatctttatgtccaaatgaaggtactaaggctatttacttatatattagatagcatgtcatgaataatcactctgcttaaactgcctctcagagattaataacagcagcgatgcaggtccgaaattctattggaactgtTTGGCGcaatgccagtaaacgaaaatagcaataaaagaacggacggggttgatttaatcacacgacagtggtgtaaaaattatgcataacagtctttgtttttaatataaacacaacacatgctgcatatgaagttctatcctatatagcaccctaaacttcgtttgtgggggtatactaagtactgactccataatatgacatttaaacattttatgtacgcattccttttttccagaatcagttgtttttacgatttaattttaatcgtgattcttaaaactcaaccaatacagtgatttagggtcaagtgaatcgcacttcgagcaaacgttagcgttgcgtaaagggaagtgctccctataagcagggctcaaaattaagggagttttaccattctctttttaattttgttgctacgcataagtatcgtcttgatgatgcgattcaaataagcacaaccgacataggattttatgaagaacaaatgtgtatttgcctcataaagaccacttcactaccgttatctagagccctgctataagtaaaattaaacacgattgtgttgatccgcattatccgtacacatttacttaataataaacattgtcttatttgaaaattgcaattaaaataaacgtagtataaattaatagtaatgggatttttgaaaaatatattttcaaaatgtttcgtatgaatagcaataatataaataaatgcatttaaggtagaagataaaactcagttattagagtgcccgctttgttgaaagtctccgtaatctgaagtgccctttatcggtaaacaaagtggctgcaactttatgtatgccacctattacaacatgcactatctttgtttatatttcattgaatactatcaaaatttcagtatttgaagcacagtgattactctacatgctggaatagcaaacaatttcttgcaataattctaagtagttttattttgataaaatgtttactgttcatcccgTTTAtcctgttttccgatcgaattttctattttttgggcaaaactgtaccattcttccgtgaaattgtgtattcccaatacaaaaaggatacaccatttatcaactcgaccatgtgtcttgtcttaaaaactaatctttaggatataactttaaataaaacagaggaacttacctctagcgcgtggcgtttgttgttctctgttagtgaagtgccatccgtaaacgaagtattcgcatacccggcgtgcgtAATCGAAATCAATACCGTGGATCGGAATATGCCTATGCGGACATGATTATATCTTCTCAGGCGAACCATTTGTTGTTGGTTATAAAAACGTTTGTTTGATTGACAACCGTTGTGAAATCACCCATGTTggccaaaacaacaacaaaaaacaaaagttTACAAACAAACAGTGCGCCATTATTTTGCTTTTATCCTTGCCGTATATATACATGTGTTGTATACTGAAAATTAAGAACATTATaaaacttatttgtttttttaaggaaATATATCATGTATTTAATAACAGAAACCTATTGACGTTCAACGCATTATTGAATCGCGATCATCACAGTTATACACACTAAAAAACTGTATGTATAAACATATCGAATCACACAATACACTAACGaacaaacacaaacataattatatagcATATTGTTAGAAAGTAGAAGGAAAATTGTTATGGCTTAATTGAGACAGACATGACCGCCGTAGTTGGTTGGATTAGTTTTACTATATCAATTTTTTACACAATCGTACACAGAATTATTTCTCGGTCAAACGAACATATATCGCCTTATTGCACACGCACCAGAGAATGCTAAAATATTTATGAGTGGTAAATAAAACACCAGACATATGTCATAATTATGCTTAACAAAATTCAAGTAATGGCTACAGTTTTCATACAAAAAcgattttacaaataaaacaacatctATTGAATTTGAAACTAGGCTGCATAAAGACCAGCAGTGAACCAGAATGCATCCAGACTAGTAGGGTACCTGACTTCGTCATATCAAGCGGGATTCGAGAACGCATCAAGAATACCCGGATACCAGATTGAACTAATACCGGTCGGGTACCAGATGCATATATACTAGCCAGGGATCAGACTTCTTCAATACATACAGGGTACCCGACTGCGTCAAGACAAGCTGGGCACCAGACTGCATCAAAGAAACATTGGCTCCATATTGCGTCAAGACAACATGGTACCAGACGGCGTCAAGACAACAGGATGCTAGATTGCGTCAAGACAACAGGGTACCAGACAGGGTCAAGACAAGCTGGGTACCAGACTGCGTCAAGACAACATGGTACCAGCCTGTTTCAATACAAGCAGAATACCAGATGCGTCAAGAAAAGTCAGGTACCAGACCGTCTCAAGACTTGCAGCGATCTTGTCGATAGTGATCATGCATCGACGTATATACTCGCCTATTCTCATCCAACTTCCTTAACTTTTTACATAACGTACAAAAAGATTTACTGTAACTTGGATCGTCATCAGCAAGTATCCCATTCCACAGAACACTTTGCTTCTTCGCCAACATTTCAATATACTTCGTTTTATTGCCTGCTAACTCTTTTAAATATTCCGCCAGTTTGGCTGGACTATCGAAATCGGCGGAATGTATGTAAGAGTTTGCCGGAAGAAGCTTTTTATAGTCCGCACCACCTCGAACTACTTGTATGACGTCATAGTTATAATTGGCAAATAGCTTTTCTGTCACATAATCTTCGCAAATGGAATTTTCAAACGAAAAGTAGAAAAAGTATTGACTAAGAGTTTTATTTATATCATCGGCTCGAAATCGTGGAAGATGCAGCCCCTGTTGACTGCACCCGCCATAAATATCGATCTCTAAGCCGGCATTCTTCAACTCTTGAACATAGTCTTCTCTCCGTCCAGGCGTTCTGCAGTTACTGACAAACCACGCTGCCACCTTGGTCTTCTGCTCATAAATGGCGCTGTAATTTCGACTGTATGCGTCAGTACGTCTCTCAAGGGTTCCGTATGGAAAGAATATATCGGCATCGCGCATGTATGTCATAGACCAATTCATTGTGGATGTCCATCCTGGCGCAAAATATGGCTGACCTAGCCCACCATAGTAGGATGGGGCTTCGAGGGTGAAGAACACCCAAGCTTGATCGGGTTTGCGTTTGTCCGGGGTCAGAGGTGGCTGGGTTCCCAAGCCGCTCGTAAGGGTGAATATCACCGCTGCCGCCGTGTCCAATCGCTTCATATCAGTCGTCGTATGGCAGTTGCGGTACTCGCACTGCTGTAACGTCTGCTCTATGATAGATTCTGTAAAATAAGATAAATTAAGATAAAAGATAAagataaactagaaatggcgcggcagaggccgacgcgtatccccacgccgaatgtttgacctaggtgtgccccagggttggtaatggggccatttatagctgagattgaccgtattgtcataagagaagttcatcatcaattagaagtgaattggtgtagaaatgaagaagttatagtaaaaggcaattttgggtgggtgtgacatatgtgggcagggcgccccagggttggtaattgtgccatgcatagttgagattgaccgtattgtcataagagaagttcagtatcaatttgaagtgaatcggtgtagaaaagaagaaattatagtaaaaggcaattttgggtgggtgtggtctatgtgggcggggccccagggttggtaatggggccatgcatagttgagattgaccgtattgtcataagagaggttcagtatcaatttgaagtgaatcggtgtagaaatgaagaaatatagtaaaaggcaattttgggtgggtgtggtctatgtgggcggagcgccccagggttggtaatggggccatgcatagttgagattgactgtattgtcataagagaagttcaatatcaatttgaagtgaatcggtgtagaaatgaagaaattatagtaaaggcaattttgggtgggtgtggtctatgtgggcggggccccagggttggttatggggccatgcatagttgagattgaccctaatgtcataagagaagttcagtatcaatttgaagtgaatccgtgtagaaatgaaaaaaatatagtaaatggaattttttggtgggtgtggcctatgtgggcgggcgccccagggttgggattggggccatgcatagttgagattgaccctaatgtcataacaaaagttcagtatcaatttgaagtgaatccgtgtagaaatgaaaaaattatagtaaatggaaatttttggtgggtgtggcctatgtgggcggggcgccccggggttgggaatggggccatgcatggttgagattgaccgtattgtcataagagaggtccagtatcaatttgaagtgaatcggtgtagaaataaagaagtaaatgtaaaataacctaaaaaaatgagtgataatttctgacgcggccccaccccaaccgctataacttttgacccaggggtcagatcaaaattccaaatagtgcagggtcgcacatatgctcatagctaccatgtgtgtaagtttcaaggttctagtgcttttagtgtaggaggagatagtggccaggacggacggacagacagacagacagacagacggacggacggacggacggacggacggacggacggacggcggagataaccacaatatccccacctttttttcaaaaagcgtggggataataataaaatatgccgCTTTATACAGTTAATTCACGCTGAACCGAGCTCCGTGCTTAATAAAGGATATTGTTTAGTGTTTTTGGGTGCGAGGTATGTCCTTGAAGTAAATAATTGTCAAGGCGAAAGGAAATTTATCACCAAAGaaggaatttaatttaaaattaaacctTACTATTCTATAAGCCAGATTAAAAGTCCTGACTTTGACATTGAAAAGTGACCGCGAACTTTAAAGAAGGAGTATAAGCACTGTATATGACACAACATATGGTCTTTTTTAATAAAAGGACATGTATAAAGTAATATTGTAAACTAATATTTACAAAGGCATTACAAAGTTATAGAGGAGCAAACTATAGTTTATTTCCTCCTTAAATCGTAATCTTGACCCTTATCCAAGAAGCATTGGATGAGAATAATACTCTCAAGTAAATTTAAATTACCCCAGCATAAGAAATTATTGAGCAGAATTGAATATTGCAGAACTTCTAATTTCCATCGATCGGAATAATTATGATATGGTAAGAAGTATATTTAAACTCCACACGGGTCATAAAGTGACATATTGGAAACGaaaaacaatgacatttgaccttgacatttcaagGTGACATCGACCTGTGTTTATCAGCATGGGAAACgacacgttaaataaaaaaatccataGCTGCAaggaaaatgcatgtttattAACTTTGAATATGCATTATGTATGTGTCCCGAAAAAGAAACCTTTTGAAAAATCCACTTTATAATCTTTCAAAACCTAACATATtgtcaaccgttattatttaaatcaagatatcattggttgatataattgaTCAGCGTTGCTTGTACCGAGAGTTAGTGGGGGTTTCTAACCTCGAGCGAAATCAGGAATCAGTCTATAGTGACTTTCACGTTTCATCGACGAGCATGTAAATTGCAAGTGATATATTGTCTTGCCAATGGTAATTCAAACTAAATACAAAGAACAATGCACTATCAACGTAATGTTTGAAAGAGTTGTTTGTTGTTAAATAGGACAAAATACGCGTACAAAAGTGTTTGTTTTCACTTGCCCGACCAAACTTAACTAGTTGCCGATGTTTGGTATTctatgttaaattttaataatttctgCTGCATTCACTAAAATAGGGTTTGCATATGAAAACACAATTATACAAACAGATTTGTAATATGTCTGTCATTTGATACTCTTATTAACGTGATTGACATTCAAGGTCGCGCTTTGATCTCCATGTGCAAAATCACCAGTCACATGATTGCCAATGGTCGATTAGCGCAAGATAAACATGGGAATTACACTTTCAGTTCATCACGTGGCCTCAGtgtaacggattatttattaatGCTAAAGGATACGCTCGATCGGAATTTTGTTAAAGAATTTGAAGTTCTAGACTGGACAGAATTTTCTGACCATGCAGCTCTATATTTTAGTTTGAATATGAAAAATCACACCAAAAAGACACTATTTAATATTAATGAATCTAATACAACAGAAACTAAAAAAATAGTGTTTGACGAATctaaaattaatgaatttaatacgttaataaaaaatacaattcaaaacttaaatacattgtttgatgaaaataaaacggTAGATGAGAAAACTAGTATTTTGACTTGTGTGTGTAATACAGTGGTGTCACTGCATcagtcaccaacatcatcagccaGGATCCACCCATCAACAAGTGTTTCGACCCTTTAATCCTGGTACACTCTCCGGGTGGTGGGTCCGCAGTGGTGATCAGTCCACTACGTGTTGGTGACTGGCTTCCAGCTCCTCTCATCTCTTCGAGACCATAGCCAACTGGATGCCCTTTCAGCTGATTGTTCTAGTCTGCCCACAGCAGTCCTTCTCTCATGGCCCTTGTGTCCCATGGCGCCCAACATCTTCCATAGTGAATTGGCTGGGAAACCCCTTGCTCCTATTTCAACAGGGAACAGCCAGGTTCTCCATCCTTGTTGTCTGCATTGGTCCATGAGATCAGAGTACTTGGTTTTCTTCCTCTCGTAGGCTTCTTCACACCTTGTTTCCCATTGGATTGTCAATTCAATCATCACCAGGTGCTTTGCAGTGTTGGACCAGATGACAATGTCGGGTCTGAGATTGGTTTGTACTACCTCCGGAAAGACAAGCTTTTTCTGTAGGTCAACAGCCATGTTCCAATTGTCAGCTTCGTCAAGTACTGAAGATGTTGTTCTTTTGCCTTTAGGTGCTGACTGGCCTTCCTTGACAAAGTGGATGGTTTTTGGCTGTGGCTGTTTTCTCTTTTTCATTCGCTGTCTTTCAAGAATGTCTGCCATATCTCGAAGCACTTGGTCATGGCGCCATCTATA
Encoded proteins:
- the LOC127871599 gene encoding 4-galactosyl-N-acetylglucosaminide 3-alpha-L-fucosyltransferase FUT6-like, with protein sequence MFDSISKSCINETSIHKVKNVRCLSVFLIVCLVVLCFTIYAKQYTNYNTLVVTILRPEKNGPDIGDMISYIDHVNSSTSALSGVESTGVISGISSVPSGLGEATTMQSKSSGQNTPFTGVSSTSLHAMPSKLSGNNTSITDLSSTSHQLDYNKTILWFNKPSWMTESIIEQTLQQCEYRNCHTTTDMKRLDTAAAVIFTLTSGLGTQPPLTPDKRKPDQAWVFFTLEAPSYYGGLGQPYFAPGWTSTMNWSMTYMRDADIFFPYGTLERRTDAYSRNYSAIYEQKTKVAAWFVSNCRTPGRREDYVQELKNAGLEIDIYGGCSQQGLHLPRFRADDINKTLSQYFFYFSFENSICEDYVTEKLFANYNYDVIQVVRGGADYKKLLPANSYIHSADFDSPAKLAEYLKELAGNKTKYIEMLAKKQSVLWNGILADDDPSYSKSFCTLCKKLRKLDENRRVYTSMHDHYRQDRCKS